Proteins encoded together in one Ogataea parapolymorpha DL-1 chromosome III, whole genome shotgun sequence window:
- a CDS encoding Clathrin adaptor complex small chain: MVVLAASICTRGGKAIISRQFRDLSKDRVTSLLAAFPTLLPDTTKTQHTTVQGENVRYVYQPLEEFYVVLITNKHSNILQDIDTLHLFTQTITSILRTVDEREIFDNCFEILNAFDEIINLGYKENLSLSQIITFLEMESHEEKIQEIIERNKELEAAEERKRKAKEIQRREMMKKNMESYEFQQSQNFVQPSYQPPSQPEHQFTQPSYTAPEKQFSKAPPRKGGLQLGKKTTSLGGEAQPLLISTPTPQQSTQSTPAYEPPAKERIPNNGILILVNEKFTGQITREGSISTAEVQGDLQLRINDPSLAYALVNLKLGSTQERNTQYKTHPKVDKNLFNSESVIGMKDQSKPFASNDQPLGVLRWRSVSKTSESGESNTLLPLVLTTWVSNNEDGTVSLTFEYEAHPEKKLDEASLLIPTGDATIESSDHNNVALQYIEEGLLVKLSDLVEHPSGSFEILCRGIDDEEALFPMEVVFSVSQQVEAGEQVGDVTVVSVVNAESKEDLPFDVHYNASNEGYYII; the protein is encoded by the coding sequence ATGGTGGTCCTAGCAGCTTCGATCTGTACAAGAGGCGGAAAAGCCATTATATCCAGACAATTCAGAGATCTGTCGAAGGATAGAGTCACCTCGTTGCTGGCTGCTTTTCCGACGCTGCTGCCGGACACGACAAAAACCCAGCACACCACGGTCCAAGGTGAAAATGTCAGATACGTTTACCAGCCATTGGAGGAATTCTACGTGGTGTTGATCACCAACAAGCACTCAAATATCCTGCAAGACATCGATACGTTGCATTTGTTCACACAAACAATTACGTCGATCCTCAGAACGGTCGACGAGAGAGAAATCTTCGACAATTGTTTCGAGATCCTCAACGCgttcgacgagatcatcaacTTGGGCTACAAGGAGAACTTGTCACTGTCCCAGATCATCACGTTCCTGGAAATGGAGTCCCACGAAGAAAAGATACAGGAGATCATCGAGCGGAAtaaggagctggaggccgcCGAggagagaaagagaaaggccaaggaaATACAGAGAAGAgagatgatgaagaaaaacatgGAGTCGTACGAGTTCCAGCAGTCCCAGAACTTTGTCCAGCCGTCGTACCAGCCTCCATCACAGCCCGAACACCAATTCACACAGCCATCGTACACGGCGCCGGAGAAACAGTTTAGCAAGGCTCCTCCAAGAAAGGGCGGCTTGCAGCTGGGCaagaagacgacgagtctgGGTGGTGAGGCTCAGCCTCTTCTCATTTCGACTCCTACTCCGCAGCAGTCTACCCAATCGACACCAGCCTACGAGCCTCCTGCCAAGGAGCGGATCCCAAACAATGGCATTCTGATTCTTGTCAACGAGAAGTTCACTGGCCAGATCACGAGAGAGGGCTCCATCTCGACTGCGGAGGTGCAAGGAGACTTGCAACTTAGAATAAACGATCCGTCGCTAGCATACGCACTTGTGAATCTCAAACTTGGTTCTACGCAAGAGCGCAACACTCAATATAAAACCCATCCGAAGGTGGACAAAAACCTGTTCAATTCTGAATCTGTCATTGGCATGAAGGACCAGTCAAAGCCGTTTGCCTCGAACGACCAGCCATTGGGTGTGCTCAGATGGAGGTCTGTGTCGAAGACGTCCGAGTCTGGCGAGTCCAATACTTTGTTGCCATTGGTGTTGACCACCTGGGTGAGCAACAACGAGGATGGGACTGTGAGCCTCACGTTTGAGTACGAGGCGCACCCAGAAAAGAAGCTTGACGAGGCCAGTTTGTTGATACCGACTGGCGATGCCACCATTGAGTCGAGCGACCACAATAACGTGGCGTTGCAGTACATTGAGGAAGGTCTGCTGGTGAAACTGTCGGACTTAGTGGAACATCCGTCGGGCTCGTTTGAAATTCTGTGTCGCGGAATCGATGACGAAGAAGCCTTATTCCCGATGGAGGTcgttttttctgtttcccAGCAGGTGGAAGCCGGCGAGCAGGTTGGCGACGTTACTGTTGTTTCTGTGGTGAATGCCGAATCGAAGGAAGATCTGCCGTTCGATGTGCACTACAATGCTTCGAATGAAGGCTACTACATAATTTAG
- a CDS encoding J protein JJJ1, which produces MKTDYYELLGVNVEASDLEIKKAYRKKALQLHPDKNPDDVEGASRKFNEVKVAYDTLSDPQERAWYDSHKFQILMEDGDRELDDDNSAEVYYAGLSVDDITQYLNPDLYTQMDDSISGFYSVAGVILDRIASEEVSAGKKQKLPGFESYKDDTPFANACDAKELLYPRFGKSRSDYGEVVRIFYKVWGNFASVKSFNWLDEYRYSSAPDRRTRRLMEKENKKIRDSARKEYNEAVRRLISFLKKRDPRVNATAQRQYEQERIRRQQDEVKQQVKREKEQRQRDKIEFSEQSWQMLDPDDLAEIEQQLDKMYMEEQDESEDEELYECIICDKRFRHEKQFLEHEKSKKHIKLLKRLQWQMRKEGIELGIDEESYVRSEDEYESAVEDFGVEEPESRPTEAELEEFEVTAEPAESQPELIEDPSPDSQTGPVPAVTHQGSVSPEVDDVLDEDERLVELERILNGEESDDDWSTRKKGKKKKTRTKSSKPVSQPETPSGEKCSVCKETFPSRNKLFQHINATGHASAPKKKRR; this is translated from the coding sequence ATGAAGACCGACTACTATGAGCTGCTAGGGGTGAACGTGGAGGCGTCTGATCTGGAAATCAAGAAGGCTTACCGGAAGAAGGCGCTTCAGCTTCATCCGGACAAGAACCCAGACGATGTCGAGGGCGCAAGTCGCAAGTTCAATGAGGTCAAGGTAGCATACGATACCCTTAGCGATCCCCAGGAAAGGGCTTGGTACGATTCCCACAAGTTTCAGATTTTGATGGAAGACGGCGATAGGGAACTTGACGACGATAATTCTGCCGAGGTCTATTACGCCGGCCTGTCTGTGGACGACATTACTCAATATCTGAATCCAGATCTGTACACCCAGATGGACGACTCGATCAGCGGGTTTTATTCTGTGGCTGGGGTAATTTTAGATCGAATTGCGAGCGAGGAGGTTTCTGCAggcaagaaacagaagctTCCCGGTTTCGAGAGCTACAAGGACGACACGCCGTTTGCCAATGCGTGCGACGCGAAGGAGCTGCTCTACCCTAGGTTTGGCAAGTCTCGCTCTGACTACGGCGAAGTCGTGCGGATTTTCTACAAGGTGTGGGGCAATTTCGCGTCCGTGAAGAGTTTCAATTGGCTGGATGAGTACCGGTACTCGAGCGCGCCGGATAGACGTACTCGACGGCTgatggagaaggagaataaaaaaatcagaGACTCTGCGCGCAAAGAGTACAACGAGGCCGTGCGCCGGTTGATCTCGTTCCTAAAGAAACGCGATCCACGCGTGAACGCGACCGCGCAGCGCCAGTACGAGCAGGAGCGGATCAGAAGGCAGCAGGACGAGGTGAAGCAGCAGGTgaagagagaaaaagagcagcgGCAGCGGGACAAGATAGAATTCAGCgagcagagctggcagaTGCTGGACCCAGACGACCTTGCAGAGattgaacagcagctggacaagatgTATATGGAAGAGCAGGACgaaagcgaggacgaggagttgTATGAGTGTATTATCTGCGATAAGCGTTTCAGACATGAGaagcaatttttggagcacGAGAAGAGTAAGAAGCATATCAAGTTGTTGAAACGGCTTCAATGGCAGATGCGCAAAGAGGGTATCGAATTGGGGATTGATGAGGAGAGCTATGTGCGCAGCGAGGATGAGTACGAGAGCGCCGTGGAGGATTTTGGGGTTGAAGAGCCCGAGTCTCGGCCTACGGAGGCTgagcttgaagaatttgaagTTACGGCTGAGCCTGCAGAGTCTCAGCCCGAGCTCATAGAGGATCCGTCTCCAGATTCGCAGACGGGGCCTGTACCTGCCGTTACGCATCAAGGTTCTGTGTCTCCGGAAGTggacgacgtgctggacgaggacgagcgATTGGTCGAGCTGGAGCGGATCCTGAACGGCGAGGAGAGCGATGACGACTGGTCGACCCGCAAAAaaggcaagaagaagaagacgcGCACCAAGTCCTCAAAGCCTGTTTCgcagccagaaacaccgTCTGGCGAGAAGTGCAGCGTGTGCAAGGAAACGTTCCCAAGCCGCAACAAGTTGTTCCAGCACATCAACGCCACAGGTCACGCCTCGGCgccgaaaaagaagagaCGATGA